A portion of the Carya illinoinensis cultivar Pawnee chromosome 11, C.illinoinensisPawnee_v1, whole genome shotgun sequence genome contains these proteins:
- the LOC122281528 gene encoding uncharacterized membrane protein YuiD-like, whose product MDELMTAADASSRFRSASSQPSIIPFNVPLLSAFLALALAQFLKLFTTWFKEKRWDSRRMLGSGGMPSSHSATVTALAVAIGLQEGTGGPAFAIAVVLACVVMYDASGVRLHAGRQAELLNQIVCELPPEHPVSNVRPLRDSLGHTPLQVVAGAMLGFMVALFMKSSS is encoded by the exons atgGACGAACTGATGACGGCGGCTGATGCGTCGTCGAGGTTCCGATCGGCATCATCCCAGCCGTCCATCATCCCCTTCAACGTTCCTCTCCTCTCCGCTTTCCTTGCCCTCGCCCTTGCTCAGTTTCTCAAGCTCTTCACCACCTG GTTCAAGGAGAAGAGATGGGATTCTAGAAGGATGCTTGGGTCAGGTGGGATGCCCTCATCACATTCAGCAACTGTGACGGCTCTTGCGGTTGCCATTGGCTTGCAAGAAGGAACCGGAGGACCCGCATTTGCTATTGCAGTGGTCTTGGCATGTGTT GTAATGTATGATGCTTCTGGAGTAAGACTTCATGCTGGTCGCCAAGCCGAA TTACTAAATCAAATTGTGTGTGAGCTACCTCCAGAACACCCTGTCTCTAATGTTAGACCTCTACGAGATTCACTTGGTCACACTCCACTTCAG GTTGTTGCAGGTGCCATGTTAGGGTTTATGGTAGCATTGTTCATGAAAAGTTCTAGTTAG